In a genomic window of Amphiprion ocellaris isolate individual 3 ecotype Okinawa chromosome 11, ASM2253959v1, whole genome shotgun sequence:
- the ofd1 gene encoding centriole and centriolar satellite protein ofd1 isoform X1 — MLRFFMVHVIIMSLPRTKTSVDGFKCFRHTSLKETLSGRQISRHSVMSSSKEDALSPDELKKRLYQTFKNKGVLDTLKAQLRNQLIQELKHPPLTGQEPVPQPVPVKSEPLLVSACNSIVADHLHSSGYEYTLSVFYPESGLCKDKQVFKNKDLLQLLKIQPESALYSSLSSIKENNDKGFLINLLTNLRHHDTHSHDADTQTTTLSRYGDSLVEKMKLIDREYENFTYSEEKMFSFQSKLDAYRREIEAQMKAEMNTKLQLFNDVEIAKVRMEEKSKFHKEFDKLKQELERTYEMKAKALMDREKNAIDRLQKQQEIEEKNVYMQRQSVLKEIETLHNREKELRMRMEAFEKTCQIHEEKVKTTEELLRRRELAVKTMEDTYDQRLKNELSRYQLDLKEDFIRRTEKLTESESRNKVETARIQKESAVIDARLEDLSRARSELKRVQAELDTAQQQISLLTQQKELLRERLETMNDYPSMKREKAELQGQLQLLKKQLEEAQEENQLLHADKGKPSKEQLAMQMELGRLQSARRLDEEEFDNQKQVLRAQLQSEVERCAQLRAQLIECEEKSQWMTSHAEDIKMQLHHTQQALENEVLRNPKPSLVDRSVLELSSNSLVPPDIYVDRAVLRARVGCDDVCEAGGPMRGHMSPWSDSPDSGMELVAEAKARIRELQKEAETLEEAYRSYQQRAVRSTISHMLPTRALSPQQAHPSHRPVSPLRKQDSHSTRKQKVSHRSHSPPNICSPSMPSYGSRDVLPLAQSRVTFSEDNHQPQATAFTDHSLHLLTEPLFLRDEALQDESSAPPRRLSSTPQSSSRTKLQREIAEEAAVSPVVLRQLSPDRQLPPAPHNEAVTSGDFSSELSPPRSPQLQSTAREQSSPPKLQPVLSSSESSPQPEKISLEDLTGTSSEPGHIPELLLDTAVPLSEEAPDGPAAPHPQDLPEDPVDLQGQAGETARVEEEEDEEQRWERERRERQERREKEQEEARERELQELARLEKEMLLEEAETSEQKEEVETMVKKGGDEEQRDETDGGDREESKGENPLEKYMKMVLEAREKQRAQTPGREAPEHTSPEAKSLSEERGDSIAAYSHKDEDDDFW, encoded by the exons ATGTTGCGGTTTTTTATGGTGCACGTCATAATTATGAGCCTGCCCAGAACCAAAACGTCCGTTGATGGATTTAAATGTTTCAGGCACACCTCTTTGAAAGAGACGCTGAGTGGTCGTCAG ATTTCCAGACACTCAGTTATGTCCTCATCCAAAGAAGATGCGTTGTCCCCGGACGAGCTGAAGAAAAGACTCTACCAGACTTTCAAAAACAAAGGAGTACTTGACACACTCAAA GCACAACTGCGAAATCAGCTCATCCAGGAGTTAAAGCACCCGCCTTTGACTGGACAAGAACCAGTTCCCCAGCCAGTACCTGTGAAATCTGAGCCCCTTTTAGTTTCAGCCTGTAACAGCATAGTTGCAGACCACCTTCACAGCTCAGGGTATGAGTACACACTCTCTGTATTCTACCCTGAAAGTGGCCTATGTAAAGACAAG CAGGTTTTCAAGAACAAAGACCTTCTTCAGCTTCTTAAAATTCAACCGGAATCAGCCCTTTACTCATCCTTG tcttcaattaaagaaaacaatgataAAG GATTTCTGATCAACCTTCTAACAAATCTGAGACACCATGATACTCACAGCCATGATGCTGACACCCAGACAACCACTTTATCACGTTATGGAGACTCTCTTG TAGAGAAGATGAAACTGATTGATAGGGAATATGAGAACTTTACTTACAGTGaggagaaaatgttttcatttcaatcAAAACTGGATGCATATAGAAGAGAAATTGAAGCACAGATGAAAGCAGAAATGAACACAAAG CTGCAACTTTTTAACGATGTTGAAATCGCTAAGGTGAGGAtggaagaaaaatctaaatttcatAAAGAATTTGACAAGCTGAAGCAAGAACTGGAGAGGACTTATGAAATGAAGGCAAAGGCACTGATGGATCGAGAGAAAAATGCCATTGACCggttacaaaaacaacaagag attgaagaaaaaaatgtctacatGCAGAGACAATCAGTGCTAAAAGAAATCGAAACACTACATAACAGAGAAAAAGAGCTGAGGATGAGAATGGAGGCTTTCGAAAA AACTTGTCAAATTCATGAGGAGAAAGTCAAGACTACCGAAGAGCTGCTGAGGAGGAGAGAACTGGCTGTGAAGACTATGGAGGACACATATGACCAAAGGCTGAAGAATGAGTTGTCCAG GTATCAGCTTGATTTGAAGGAGGACTTTATCAGGAGAACAGAAAAACTCACAGAAAGTGAGAGCAGAAACAAAG tggaaACTGCTCGTATCCAGAAAGAGTCCGCTGTAATTGATGCCAGATTAGAAGACCTCAGCAGAGCACGTTCAGAGTTGAAACGGGTTCAG GCTGAGCTAGacacagcacagcagcagaTTTCTCTGCTGACTCAACAGAAGGAGCTGTTAAGGGAAAGACTGGAGACCATGAATGACTACCCCAGcatgaaaagagagaaagcagagctgcagggacagctgcagctgctaAAGAAACAGCTGGAGGAAGCCCAAGAGGAGAACCAGCTTCTCCATGCAG ATAAGGGCAAGCCATCCAAAGAGCAACTAGCCATGCAGATGGAGCTTGGAAGGCTGCAGAGCGCTCGGAGGCTGGATGAGGAAGAGTTTGACAACCAGAAACAGGTGCTGAGGGCACAGCTCCAAAGCGAG GTGGAGCGATGTGCTCAGCTCAGAGCTCAGCTGATAGAGTGTGAAGAGAAGTCCCAGTGGATGACTAGCCATGCTGAGGACATCAAGATGCAGCTTCACCACACTCAGCAAG CTCTTGAAAATGAAGTGCTGCGAAACCCCAAGCCCTCTCTCGTTGATCGCTCAGTGCTGGAGCTCAGTTCCAACAGCCTGGTTCCCCCTGACATCTATGTCGACAGGGCTGTGCTGAGAGCCAGGGTGGGTTGTGATGATGTTTGTGAAGCAGGTGGGCCGATGCGAGGACACATGTCGCCCTGGAGTGACTCGCCAGACTCCGGCATGGAGCTGGTGGCTGAAGCCAAGGCACGGATCAGAGAGCTGCAAAAGGAGGCCGAGACCTTGGAAGAAGCCTACAGGAGCTACCAGCAGAGGGCAGTGCGCTCCACCATCTCACACATGCTTCCCACAAGAGCTCTGTCCCCACAACAAGCACATCCTTCACATCGACCTGTTTCTCCTCTTAGAAAACAAGACTCTCATTCCACCCGTAAACAGAAAGTCTCTCACAGATCACACTCTCCTCCAAATATATGCTCCCCCTCCATGCCGTCCTATGGCTCTAGGGATGTCTTACCACTTGCACAGTCAAGAGTGACGTTCTCAGAAGACAATCACCAACCCCAGGCCACAGCATTTACTGACCACAGTCTCCACTTATTGACTGAACCTTTGTTTCTAAGAGATGAGGCACTTCAAGATGAaagctctgctccacccagacGCTTGTCCTCGACACCACAATCTTCTTCCAGGACTAAGCTTCAAAGAGAGATTGCAGAAG AGGCAGCTGTGTCTCCAGTAGTGCTCCGTCAGCTGTCACCTGACAGACAGCTCCCTCCTGCCCCCCACAATGAGGCGGTGACCTCAGGTGATTTTTCCTCTGAGCTCAGTCCGCCTCGCAGTCCTCAGCTCCAGAGCACAGCACGAGAGCAGTCCAG CCCACCAAAGCTGCAGCCCGTCCTCTCCAGCTCAGAGTCTTCCCCACAGCCTGAGAAGATAAGCCTTGAAGATCTCACAGGGACATCGTCGG AGCCCGGCCACATTCCAGAGCTTCTCCTGGACACTGCTGTCCCTCTCTCTGAGGAGGCCCCTGACGGACCCGCTGCCCCCCACCCACAGGACCTCCCAGAAGACCCAGTAGATTTGCAGGGCCAGGCGG GGGAAACTGCCAGggtagaagaggaagaagatgaggagCAAAGGTGGGAAAGAGAACGAAGAGAAAGACAAGAGCGAAGGGAAAAGGAGCAAGAggaagccagagagagagagctgcaaGAACTGGCACGACTGGAGAAAGAGATG CTTTTGGAAGAGGCGGAGACGTcagaacagaaagaagaagTGGAAACAATGGTTAAgaaaggaggagatgaagagcaGAGGGACGAGACAGATGGCGGCGATAGGGAGGAGTCTAAAGGTGAAAATCCACTGGAGAAATACATGAAGATGGTCCTGGAAGCAAGAGAGAAGCAGCGTGCACAG acCCCTGGAAGAGAAGCACCAGAGCATACAAGCCCAGAAGCCAAGAGTTTGTCTGAAGAGAGAGGGGACAG CATTGCAGCGTATTCACacaaagatgaagatgatgatttCTGGTGA
- the ofd1 gene encoding centriole and centriolar satellite protein ofd1 isoform X2, with product MLRFFMVHVIIMSLPRTKTSVDGFKCFRHTSLKETLSGRQISRHSVMSSSKEDALSPDELKKRLYQTFKNKGVLDTLKAQLRNQLIQELKHPPLTGQEPVPQPVPVKSEPLLVSACNSIVADHLHSSGYEYTLSVFYPESGLCKDKVFKNKDLLQLLKIQPESALYSSLSSIKENNDKGFLINLLTNLRHHDTHSHDADTQTTTLSRYGDSLVEKMKLIDREYENFTYSEEKMFSFQSKLDAYRREIEAQMKAEMNTKLQLFNDVEIAKVRMEEKSKFHKEFDKLKQELERTYEMKAKALMDREKNAIDRLQKQQEIEEKNVYMQRQSVLKEIETLHNREKELRMRMEAFEKTCQIHEEKVKTTEELLRRRELAVKTMEDTYDQRLKNELSRYQLDLKEDFIRRTEKLTESESRNKVETARIQKESAVIDARLEDLSRARSELKRVQAELDTAQQQISLLTQQKELLRERLETMNDYPSMKREKAELQGQLQLLKKQLEEAQEENQLLHADKGKPSKEQLAMQMELGRLQSARRLDEEEFDNQKQVLRAQLQSEVERCAQLRAQLIECEEKSQWMTSHAEDIKMQLHHTQQALENEVLRNPKPSLVDRSVLELSSNSLVPPDIYVDRAVLRARVGCDDVCEAGGPMRGHMSPWSDSPDSGMELVAEAKARIRELQKEAETLEEAYRSYQQRAVRSTISHMLPTRALSPQQAHPSHRPVSPLRKQDSHSTRKQKVSHRSHSPPNICSPSMPSYGSRDVLPLAQSRVTFSEDNHQPQATAFTDHSLHLLTEPLFLRDEALQDESSAPPRRLSSTPQSSSRTKLQREIAEEAAVSPVVLRQLSPDRQLPPAPHNEAVTSGDFSSELSPPRSPQLQSTAREQSSPPKLQPVLSSSESSPQPEKISLEDLTGTSSEPGHIPELLLDTAVPLSEEAPDGPAAPHPQDLPEDPVDLQGQAGETARVEEEEDEEQRWERERRERQERREKEQEEARERELQELARLEKEMLLEEAETSEQKEEVETMVKKGGDEEQRDETDGGDREESKGENPLEKYMKMVLEAREKQRAQTPGREAPEHTSPEAKSLSEERGDSIAAYSHKDEDDDFW from the exons ATGTTGCGGTTTTTTATGGTGCACGTCATAATTATGAGCCTGCCCAGAACCAAAACGTCCGTTGATGGATTTAAATGTTTCAGGCACACCTCTTTGAAAGAGACGCTGAGTGGTCGTCAG ATTTCCAGACACTCAGTTATGTCCTCATCCAAAGAAGATGCGTTGTCCCCGGACGAGCTGAAGAAAAGACTCTACCAGACTTTCAAAAACAAAGGAGTACTTGACACACTCAAA GCACAACTGCGAAATCAGCTCATCCAGGAGTTAAAGCACCCGCCTTTGACTGGACAAGAACCAGTTCCCCAGCCAGTACCTGTGAAATCTGAGCCCCTTTTAGTTTCAGCCTGTAACAGCATAGTTGCAGACCACCTTCACAGCTCAGGGTATGAGTACACACTCTCTGTATTCTACCCTGAAAGTGGCCTATGTAAAGACAAG GTTTTCAAGAACAAAGACCTTCTTCAGCTTCTTAAAATTCAACCGGAATCAGCCCTTTACTCATCCTTG tcttcaattaaagaaaacaatgataAAG GATTTCTGATCAACCTTCTAACAAATCTGAGACACCATGATACTCACAGCCATGATGCTGACACCCAGACAACCACTTTATCACGTTATGGAGACTCTCTTG TAGAGAAGATGAAACTGATTGATAGGGAATATGAGAACTTTACTTACAGTGaggagaaaatgttttcatttcaatcAAAACTGGATGCATATAGAAGAGAAATTGAAGCACAGATGAAAGCAGAAATGAACACAAAG CTGCAACTTTTTAACGATGTTGAAATCGCTAAGGTGAGGAtggaagaaaaatctaaatttcatAAAGAATTTGACAAGCTGAAGCAAGAACTGGAGAGGACTTATGAAATGAAGGCAAAGGCACTGATGGATCGAGAGAAAAATGCCATTGACCggttacaaaaacaacaagag attgaagaaaaaaatgtctacatGCAGAGACAATCAGTGCTAAAAGAAATCGAAACACTACATAACAGAGAAAAAGAGCTGAGGATGAGAATGGAGGCTTTCGAAAA AACTTGTCAAATTCATGAGGAGAAAGTCAAGACTACCGAAGAGCTGCTGAGGAGGAGAGAACTGGCTGTGAAGACTATGGAGGACACATATGACCAAAGGCTGAAGAATGAGTTGTCCAG GTATCAGCTTGATTTGAAGGAGGACTTTATCAGGAGAACAGAAAAACTCACAGAAAGTGAGAGCAGAAACAAAG tggaaACTGCTCGTATCCAGAAAGAGTCCGCTGTAATTGATGCCAGATTAGAAGACCTCAGCAGAGCACGTTCAGAGTTGAAACGGGTTCAG GCTGAGCTAGacacagcacagcagcagaTTTCTCTGCTGACTCAACAGAAGGAGCTGTTAAGGGAAAGACTGGAGACCATGAATGACTACCCCAGcatgaaaagagagaaagcagagctgcagggacagctgcagctgctaAAGAAACAGCTGGAGGAAGCCCAAGAGGAGAACCAGCTTCTCCATGCAG ATAAGGGCAAGCCATCCAAAGAGCAACTAGCCATGCAGATGGAGCTTGGAAGGCTGCAGAGCGCTCGGAGGCTGGATGAGGAAGAGTTTGACAACCAGAAACAGGTGCTGAGGGCACAGCTCCAAAGCGAG GTGGAGCGATGTGCTCAGCTCAGAGCTCAGCTGATAGAGTGTGAAGAGAAGTCCCAGTGGATGACTAGCCATGCTGAGGACATCAAGATGCAGCTTCACCACACTCAGCAAG CTCTTGAAAATGAAGTGCTGCGAAACCCCAAGCCCTCTCTCGTTGATCGCTCAGTGCTGGAGCTCAGTTCCAACAGCCTGGTTCCCCCTGACATCTATGTCGACAGGGCTGTGCTGAGAGCCAGGGTGGGTTGTGATGATGTTTGTGAAGCAGGTGGGCCGATGCGAGGACACATGTCGCCCTGGAGTGACTCGCCAGACTCCGGCATGGAGCTGGTGGCTGAAGCCAAGGCACGGATCAGAGAGCTGCAAAAGGAGGCCGAGACCTTGGAAGAAGCCTACAGGAGCTACCAGCAGAGGGCAGTGCGCTCCACCATCTCACACATGCTTCCCACAAGAGCTCTGTCCCCACAACAAGCACATCCTTCACATCGACCTGTTTCTCCTCTTAGAAAACAAGACTCTCATTCCACCCGTAAACAGAAAGTCTCTCACAGATCACACTCTCCTCCAAATATATGCTCCCCCTCCATGCCGTCCTATGGCTCTAGGGATGTCTTACCACTTGCACAGTCAAGAGTGACGTTCTCAGAAGACAATCACCAACCCCAGGCCACAGCATTTACTGACCACAGTCTCCACTTATTGACTGAACCTTTGTTTCTAAGAGATGAGGCACTTCAAGATGAaagctctgctccacccagacGCTTGTCCTCGACACCACAATCTTCTTCCAGGACTAAGCTTCAAAGAGAGATTGCAGAAG AGGCAGCTGTGTCTCCAGTAGTGCTCCGTCAGCTGTCACCTGACAGACAGCTCCCTCCTGCCCCCCACAATGAGGCGGTGACCTCAGGTGATTTTTCCTCTGAGCTCAGTCCGCCTCGCAGTCCTCAGCTCCAGAGCACAGCACGAGAGCAGTCCAG CCCACCAAAGCTGCAGCCCGTCCTCTCCAGCTCAGAGTCTTCCCCACAGCCTGAGAAGATAAGCCTTGAAGATCTCACAGGGACATCGTCGG AGCCCGGCCACATTCCAGAGCTTCTCCTGGACACTGCTGTCCCTCTCTCTGAGGAGGCCCCTGACGGACCCGCTGCCCCCCACCCACAGGACCTCCCAGAAGACCCAGTAGATTTGCAGGGCCAGGCGG GGGAAACTGCCAGggtagaagaggaagaagatgaggagCAAAGGTGGGAAAGAGAACGAAGAGAAAGACAAGAGCGAAGGGAAAAGGAGCAAGAggaagccagagagagagagctgcaaGAACTGGCACGACTGGAGAAAGAGATG CTTTTGGAAGAGGCGGAGACGTcagaacagaaagaagaagTGGAAACAATGGTTAAgaaaggaggagatgaagagcaGAGGGACGAGACAGATGGCGGCGATAGGGAGGAGTCTAAAGGTGAAAATCCACTGGAGAAATACATGAAGATGGTCCTGGAAGCAAGAGAGAAGCAGCGTGCACAG acCCCTGGAAGAGAAGCACCAGAGCATACAAGCCCAGAAGCCAAGAGTTTGTCTGAAGAGAGAGGGGACAG CATTGCAGCGTATTCACacaaagatgaagatgatgatttCTGGTGA
- the ofd1 gene encoding centriole and centriolar satellite protein ofd1 isoform X3 encodes MLRFFMVHVIIMSLPRTKTSVDGFKCFRHTSLKETLSGRQISRHSVMSSSKEDALSPDELKKRLYQTFKNKGVLDTLKAQLRNQLIQELKHPPLTGQEPVPQPVPVKSEPLLVSACNSIVADHLHSSGYEYTLSVFYPESGLCKDKQVFKNKDLLQLLKIQPESALYSSLSSIKENNDKGFLINLLTNLRHHDTHSHDADTQTTTLSRYGDSLVEKMKLIDREYENFTYSEEKMFSFQSKLDAYRREIEAQMKAEMNTKLQLFNDVEIAKVRMEEKSKFHKEFDKLKQELERTYEMKAKALMDREKNAIDRLQKQQEIEEKNVYMQRQSVLKEIETLHNREKELRMRMEAFEKTCQIHEEKVKTTEELLRRRELAVKTMEDTYDQRLKNELSRYQLDLKEDFIRRTEKLTESESRNKVETARIQKESAVIDARLEDLSRARSELKRVQAELDTAQQQISLLTQQKELLRERLETMNDYPSMKREKAELQGQLQLLKKQLEEAQEENQLLHADKGKPSKEQLAMQMELGRLQSARRLDEEEFDNQKQVLRAQLQSEVERCAQLRAQLIECEEKSQWMTSHAEDIKMQLHHTQQGGPMRGHMSPWSDSPDSGMELVAEAKARIRELQKEAETLEEAYRSYQQRAVRSTISHMLPTRALSPQQAHPSHRPVSPLRKQDSHSTRKQKVSHRSHSPPNICSPSMPSYGSRDVLPLAQSRVTFSEDNHQPQATAFTDHSLHLLTEPLFLRDEALQDESSAPPRRLSSTPQSSSRTKLQREIAEEAAVSPVVLRQLSPDRQLPPAPHNEAVTSGDFSSELSPPRSPQLQSTAREQSSPPKLQPVLSSSESSPQPEKISLEDLTGTSSEPGHIPELLLDTAVPLSEEAPDGPAAPHPQDLPEDPVDLQGQAGETARVEEEEDEEQRWERERRERQERREKEQEEARERELQELARLEKEMLLEEAETSEQKEEVETMVKKGGDEEQRDETDGGDREESKGENPLEKYMKMVLEAREKQRAQTPGREAPEHTSPEAKSLSEERGDSIAAYSHKDEDDDFW; translated from the exons ATGTTGCGGTTTTTTATGGTGCACGTCATAATTATGAGCCTGCCCAGAACCAAAACGTCCGTTGATGGATTTAAATGTTTCAGGCACACCTCTTTGAAAGAGACGCTGAGTGGTCGTCAG ATTTCCAGACACTCAGTTATGTCCTCATCCAAAGAAGATGCGTTGTCCCCGGACGAGCTGAAGAAAAGACTCTACCAGACTTTCAAAAACAAAGGAGTACTTGACACACTCAAA GCACAACTGCGAAATCAGCTCATCCAGGAGTTAAAGCACCCGCCTTTGACTGGACAAGAACCAGTTCCCCAGCCAGTACCTGTGAAATCTGAGCCCCTTTTAGTTTCAGCCTGTAACAGCATAGTTGCAGACCACCTTCACAGCTCAGGGTATGAGTACACACTCTCTGTATTCTACCCTGAAAGTGGCCTATGTAAAGACAAG CAGGTTTTCAAGAACAAAGACCTTCTTCAGCTTCTTAAAATTCAACCGGAATCAGCCCTTTACTCATCCTTG tcttcaattaaagaaaacaatgataAAG GATTTCTGATCAACCTTCTAACAAATCTGAGACACCATGATACTCACAGCCATGATGCTGACACCCAGACAACCACTTTATCACGTTATGGAGACTCTCTTG TAGAGAAGATGAAACTGATTGATAGGGAATATGAGAACTTTACTTACAGTGaggagaaaatgttttcatttcaatcAAAACTGGATGCATATAGAAGAGAAATTGAAGCACAGATGAAAGCAGAAATGAACACAAAG CTGCAACTTTTTAACGATGTTGAAATCGCTAAGGTGAGGAtggaagaaaaatctaaatttcatAAAGAATTTGACAAGCTGAAGCAAGAACTGGAGAGGACTTATGAAATGAAGGCAAAGGCACTGATGGATCGAGAGAAAAATGCCATTGACCggttacaaaaacaacaagag attgaagaaaaaaatgtctacatGCAGAGACAATCAGTGCTAAAAGAAATCGAAACACTACATAACAGAGAAAAAGAGCTGAGGATGAGAATGGAGGCTTTCGAAAA AACTTGTCAAATTCATGAGGAGAAAGTCAAGACTACCGAAGAGCTGCTGAGGAGGAGAGAACTGGCTGTGAAGACTATGGAGGACACATATGACCAAAGGCTGAAGAATGAGTTGTCCAG GTATCAGCTTGATTTGAAGGAGGACTTTATCAGGAGAACAGAAAAACTCACAGAAAGTGAGAGCAGAAACAAAG tggaaACTGCTCGTATCCAGAAAGAGTCCGCTGTAATTGATGCCAGATTAGAAGACCTCAGCAGAGCACGTTCAGAGTTGAAACGGGTTCAG GCTGAGCTAGacacagcacagcagcagaTTTCTCTGCTGACTCAACAGAAGGAGCTGTTAAGGGAAAGACTGGAGACCATGAATGACTACCCCAGcatgaaaagagagaaagcagagctgcagggacagctgcagctgctaAAGAAACAGCTGGAGGAAGCCCAAGAGGAGAACCAGCTTCTCCATGCAG ATAAGGGCAAGCCATCCAAAGAGCAACTAGCCATGCAGATGGAGCTTGGAAGGCTGCAGAGCGCTCGGAGGCTGGATGAGGAAGAGTTTGACAACCAGAAACAGGTGCTGAGGGCACAGCTCCAAAGCGAG GTGGAGCGATGTGCTCAGCTCAGAGCTCAGCTGATAGAGTGTGAAGAGAAGTCCCAGTGGATGACTAGCCATGCTGAGGACATCAAGATGCAGCTTCACCACACTCAGCAAG GTGGGCCGATGCGAGGACACATGTCGCCCTGGAGTGACTCGCCAGACTCCGGCATGGAGCTGGTGGCTGAAGCCAAGGCACGGATCAGAGAGCTGCAAAAGGAGGCCGAGACCTTGGAAGAAGCCTACAGGAGCTACCAGCAGAGGGCAGTGCGCTCCACCATCTCACACATGCTTCCCACAAGAGCTCTGTCCCCACAACAAGCACATCCTTCACATCGACCTGTTTCTCCTCTTAGAAAACAAGACTCTCATTCCACCCGTAAACAGAAAGTCTCTCACAGATCACACTCTCCTCCAAATATATGCTCCCCCTCCATGCCGTCCTATGGCTCTAGGGATGTCTTACCACTTGCACAGTCAAGAGTGACGTTCTCAGAAGACAATCACCAACCCCAGGCCACAGCATTTACTGACCACAGTCTCCACTTATTGACTGAACCTTTGTTTCTAAGAGATGAGGCACTTCAAGATGAaagctctgctccacccagacGCTTGTCCTCGACACCACAATCTTCTTCCAGGACTAAGCTTCAAAGAGAGATTGCAGAAG AGGCAGCTGTGTCTCCAGTAGTGCTCCGTCAGCTGTCACCTGACAGACAGCTCCCTCCTGCCCCCCACAATGAGGCGGTGACCTCAGGTGATTTTTCCTCTGAGCTCAGTCCGCCTCGCAGTCCTCAGCTCCAGAGCACAGCACGAGAGCAGTCCAG CCCACCAAAGCTGCAGCCCGTCCTCTCCAGCTCAGAGTCTTCCCCACAGCCTGAGAAGATAAGCCTTGAAGATCTCACAGGGACATCGTCGG AGCCCGGCCACATTCCAGAGCTTCTCCTGGACACTGCTGTCCCTCTCTCTGAGGAGGCCCCTGACGGACCCGCTGCCCCCCACCCACAGGACCTCCCAGAAGACCCAGTAGATTTGCAGGGCCAGGCGG GGGAAACTGCCAGggtagaagaggaagaagatgaggagCAAAGGTGGGAAAGAGAACGAAGAGAAAGACAAGAGCGAAGGGAAAAGGAGCAAGAggaagccagagagagagagctgcaaGAACTGGCACGACTGGAGAAAGAGATG CTTTTGGAAGAGGCGGAGACGTcagaacagaaagaagaagTGGAAACAATGGTTAAgaaaggaggagatgaagagcaGAGGGACGAGACAGATGGCGGCGATAGGGAGGAGTCTAAAGGTGAAAATCCACTGGAGAAATACATGAAGATGGTCCTGGAAGCAAGAGAGAAGCAGCGTGCACAG acCCCTGGAAGAGAAGCACCAGAGCATACAAGCCCAGAAGCCAAGAGTTTGTCTGAAGAGAGAGGGGACAG CATTGCAGCGTATTCACacaaagatgaagatgatgatttCTGGTGA